A portion of the Parasedimentitalea marina genome contains these proteins:
- the ileS gene encoding isoleucine--tRNA ligase, with product MCADTAETPDYKSTLNLPKTDFPMRAGLPKREPQWLDRWAKIGVYDRLREKALASQGEDQTTREPFTLHDGPPYANGHLHIGHALNKTIKDMIVRSHQMMGFDARYVPGWDCHGLPIEWKIEEKYRKKGKNKDDVDVVDFRQECRKFAEGWVDIQREEFKRLGITGNWDDPYLTMAYHAEAVIAGEFQKFLMNGTLYQGSKPVMWSPVEKTALAEAEVEYHDKESHTIWVKFKVAGGDQILAFGDEKVELYEKPEGKAAVDALAGAYVVIWTTTPWTIPSNKAVVFGKDIAYGLYEVTGTPEESWVKVGDKYLLADNLATEVMKRARLSEDQYTRLRDVRTGELKAICLNHPLAGAEGGSGEWDDIRDFREADFVTDTEGTGFVHCAPSHGMEEFELYRDLGMLEQVITYNVMDDGGFRAELPFFGGSYILNRKGGEGDANKKIIDKLVEVGGLLARGKIKHSYPHSWRSKAPIIYRNTPQWFAAVDREIGDGQDTHGKTIRDRALTSIDELVKWTPQKGRNRLHSMIEARPDWVLSRQRAWGVPLTCFVKKGLLPTDPGFLLRDDAVNARVVAAFEAEGADAWYMDGAKERFLGSDYNADEWEQVFDVLDVWFDSGSTHAFVLRDREDGTKDGIADVYMEGTDQHRGWFHSSLLQACGTLGRAPYRNVVTHGFTLDAKGMKMSKSLGNTIVPETVVKQYGADILRLWVAQTDYTADQRIGPEILKGVADSYRRLRNTMRYILGSLGDFSEDQRVDPADMPELEQWVLHRMAELDHKVRTGYQSFDFQGVFSAVFNFATVDMSAFYFDVRKDALYCDGDTLNARAARTVLDLLFHRLTAWLAPVLVFTMEEVWLERYPGDDSSIHLTDMPDTPADWLNEPLAAKWAGIRQARRVVTAALEIQRIDKVIGASLEASPVVHVRDETVRDALNSVNFADICITSDVALSGDPAPAEAFRMPEVDGISVVFEKADGEKCQRCWKILPDVGQHSHTDVCGRCDDALG from the coding sequence CCGGTTGCGGGAAAAGGCCCTCGCCAGCCAGGGCGAAGACCAAACCACCCGTGAGCCCTTTACTCTGCACGATGGCCCACCCTATGCGAACGGCCATTTACACATCGGTCACGCCTTGAACAAGACGATCAAGGACATGATCGTGCGCTCGCATCAGATGATGGGATTTGACGCGCGTTACGTGCCGGGCTGGGACTGCCACGGTCTGCCGATCGAGTGGAAGATCGAAGAGAAATACCGCAAGAAGGGCAAGAACAAGGACGACGTCGATGTGGTCGACTTCCGTCAGGAATGCCGCAAGTTCGCCGAGGGCTGGGTGGATATCCAGCGTGAAGAATTCAAACGCCTGGGCATCACTGGCAACTGGGATGATCCCTATCTGACCATGGCCTATCACGCCGAGGCGGTGATTGCTGGTGAATTCCAGAAGTTCCTGATGAACGGAACGCTCTATCAGGGCTCAAAACCCGTCATGTGGTCGCCGGTTGAAAAAACCGCCCTGGCCGAGGCCGAGGTCGAATACCACGACAAAGAGAGCCACACTATCTGGGTGAAGTTTAAGGTGGCTGGCGGTGATCAAATACTGGCATTTGGTGACGAAAAGGTAGAACTTTACGAAAAGCCGGAAGGCAAAGCGGCTGTTGATGCTCTTGCCGGTGCCTATGTAGTGATCTGGACCACGACCCCGTGGACGATCCCGTCGAATAAGGCCGTCGTGTTTGGTAAGGACATTGCCTACGGCCTGTACGAGGTCACCGGGACGCCTGAGGAATCTTGGGTCAAGGTTGGCGACAAATACCTTCTGGCCGATAATCTGGCCACTGAAGTGATGAAGCGCGCCCGTCTGTCCGAAGATCAGTACACTCGGTTGCGTGATGTTCGGACGGGTGAGTTGAAAGCTATTTGCCTCAACCATCCCCTTGCAGGTGCCGAAGGTGGCAGCGGCGAATGGGACGATATCCGTGATTTCCGTGAGGCTGACTTTGTCACCGACACCGAGGGCACCGGTTTTGTGCACTGTGCACCAAGCCACGGTATGGAGGAATTCGAACTCTACCGTGATCTCGGGATGCTAGAGCAGGTCATCACCTACAATGTGATGGACGATGGCGGTTTTCGCGCTGAACTGCCATTCTTTGGCGGCAGCTATATCCTCAACCGCAAAGGCGGTGAGGGCGACGCCAACAAAAAGATCATCGACAAACTGGTCGAGGTTGGTGGGCTGCTGGCGCGTGGCAAGATCAAGCACAGCTATCCGCATTCCTGGCGCTCGAAAGCGCCGATCATCTATCGCAACACACCCCAGTGGTTTGCTGCCGTAGACCGCGAGATCGGCGACGGTCAGGACACCCACGGCAAGACCATCCGTGACCGGGCCCTGACCTCGATTGATGAACTGGTGAAATGGACCCCGCAAAAGGGCCGCAATCGACTGCACTCGATGATCGAAGCGCGCCCCGATTGGGTTCTGTCGCGCCAGCGCGCCTGGGGCGTGCCGCTGACCTGCTTTGTCAAAAAGGGTCTGCTGCCCACTGATCCCGGTTTCCTATTGCGTGATGATGCGGTCAACGCCCGCGTTGTTGCCGCGTTCGAGGCCGAAGGTGCCGATGCCTGGTATATGGACGGCGCCAAGGAACGCTTCTTGGGCAGTGACTACAATGCGGATGAATGGGAGCAGGTCTTTGACGTGCTCGACGTCTGGTTCGACTCCGGTTCGACCCACGCCTTTGTGCTGCGCGACCGCGAAGATGGCACCAAGGACGGCATCGCTGATGTCTATATGGAGGGCACCGACCAGCACCGCGGTTGGTTCCACTCATCGCTGTTACAGGCCTGCGGCACCTTGGGCCGCGCGCCCTATCGCAACGTGGTGACACACGGGTTCACCCTGGACGCCAAGGGCATGAAAATGTCCAAATCGCTGGGCAATACCATCGTGCCGGAAACCGTGGTCAAACAATACGGCGCTGATATCCTGCGTCTCTGGGTGGCCCAGACCGACTATACCGCCGATCAGCGGATCGGACCCGAGATCCTGAAAGGCGTGGCCGACAGCTATCGTCGCCTGCGCAATACCATGCGGTATATTCTTGGCTCTTTGGGTGATTTCTCAGAGGATCAGCGGGTTGACCCGGCGGACATGCCCGAGTTGGAGCAATGGGTGCTGCACCGGATGGCCGAGCTGGACCACAAGGTGCGCACTGGCTACCAGTCGTTTGACTTCCAGGGCGTGTTCTCGGCTGTGTTCAACTTTGCCACAGTGGATATGTCGGCCTTTTACTTCGACGTCCGCAAGGATGCGTTGTATTGTGATGGCGATACGCTGAATGCCCGCGCCGCGCGTACCGTGCTGGATCTGCTGTTCCACCGTCTCACCGCATGGCTGGCACCGGTTCTGGTGTTCACAATGGAGGAAGTCTGGCTCGAACGGTATCCCGGTGATGACAGCTCAATCCACCTGACCGATATGCCTGATACACCAGCAGATTGGCTGAACGAGCCGCTGGCCGCGAAATGGGCAGGCATCCGCCAGGCCCGTCGTGTGGTCACCGCAGCGCTGGAAATCCAGCGGATCGACAAGGTCATCGGTGCCTCGCTTGAGGCCTCACCGGTGGTGCATGTCCGGGACGAGACGGTGCGTGACGCGCTGAATTCAGTCAATTTTGCTGATATCTGCATCACCTCAGATGTGGCCCTCAGCGGCGACCCGGCCCCAGCCGAGGCCTTCCGTATGCCTGAAGTGGATGGCATCTCGGTGGTGTTTGAAAAAGCTGACGGCGAAAAATGCCAGCGTTGCTGGAAGATCTTGCCAGATGTTGGTCAACACAGTCACACCGATGTTTGCGGCCGTTGTGATGACGCGCTGGGCTAA
- a CDS encoding CDP-alcohol phosphatidyltransferase family protein has translation MTPQIRALCVHLFTATGAVLAMLAMLAAVDAKWDLMFLWLVVAFVVDGIDGPLARRFDVKRYAPQFDGVLLDMIIDYLTYVFIPAFALFNSGLMAGWTGWFAIIVITFASAMYFADTRMKTKDNSFSGFPGCWNMLVLVIFALQPSHWTSLALVTLLSVAMFLPLKFVHPVRTERWRLVTLPVALAWTFFAGWAAWVDFHPQSWAHWGLVVTSIYLLFVGVVQQIVPVQRKPQDS, from the coding sequence ATGACTCCTCAGATCCGCGCCCTTTGTGTCCACCTTTTCACCGCCACTGGCGCCGTATTGGCGATGCTGGCAATGCTTGCTGCCGTCGATGCCAAGTGGGACCTGATGTTCCTATGGCTGGTGGTGGCCTTTGTTGTTGATGGCATCGACGGACCGTTGGCGCGACGTTTCGACGTTAAGCGCTATGCGCCACAGTTTGATGGCGTGCTGTTGGATATGATCATCGACTACCTGACCTATGTCTTCATCCCGGCCTTTGCCCTGTTCAATTCGGGGCTGATGGCAGGTTGGACCGGCTGGTTTGCGATCATCGTCATCACCTTTGCCAGTGCAATGTATTTCGCAGATACGCGGATGAAGACCAAGGATAACTCGTTTTCGGGCTTTCCTGGTTGCTGGAACATGCTGGTGCTGGTGATCTTTGCACTGCAGCCCAGCCACTGGACCAGCCTGGCCTTGGTCACCTTGTTGTCTGTTGCAATGTTCTTACCTTTGAAATTCGTTCATCCAGTCCGTACCGAGCGCTGGCGTTTGGTAACATTGCCAGTAGCCCTTGCCTGGACATTCTTTGCCGGATGGGCCGCCTGGGTGGATTTCCATCCCCAAAGCTGGGCGCATTGGGGTCTGGTGGTGACGTCGATCTACCTGCTGTTTGTTGGCGTTGTTCAACAGATTGTTCCGGTTCAGCGCAAACCTCAGGACAGCTGA
- a CDS encoding cytochrome P460 family protein: MNHLVKFAAVVSFALLASTGAQAQDCPVSTTEPFDLTEADIDSIYACIGDRMVEGYTKGGDMVAKNYRNWTVSGTRHGVAGAHGNRLLLTYANDIAAEQYLKFAEEDVVMSVGARLAKESIKINKKKNAAVVGPLFLMTKLAAGASPETADWLYGGIQPNGKPMKFKQSFCHDCHMSWEEQDYLAYPLEDVRVSN; encoded by the coding sequence ATGAACCACCTAGTGAAATTTGCAGCTGTCGTATCCTTTGCCCTGCTCGCGAGCACAGGCGCACAGGCGCAGGACTGCCCGGTTTCAACCACTGAGCCCTTTGATTTGACCGAAGCAGACATTGACAGCATTTACGCCTGCATTGGCGACCGGATGGTCGAGGGCTATACCAAGGGTGGCGATATGGTCGCCAAAAACTATCGAAACTGGACCGTCTCAGGCACTCGCCACGGCGTGGCAGGCGCCCATGGCAACCGGTTGCTGCTGACCTATGCCAACGATATCGCAGCCGAGCAATATCTGAAATTCGCCGAAGAAGACGTGGTGATGTCCGTTGGCGCACGCTTGGCCAAAGAAAGCATCAAGATCAATAAAAAGAAGAACGCCGCTGTGGTTGGACCGCTGTTTTTAATGACCAAGCTAGCAGCCGGTGCCTCGCCAGAAACCGCAGATTGGCTTTATGGGGGTATTCAACCCAACGGAAAACCAATGAAATTCAAACAGTCTTTTTGCCATGACTGCCACATGAGTTGGGAAGAACAGGATTACCTAGCCTATCCTCTGGAAGACGTCCGCGTCAGCAACTGA
- a CDS encoding EamA family transporter, with translation MSATLFLAVLFAAFLHAGWNALVKTGGDKFQAMFILSTSQGAMGLVMTLVLPLPQGQVWLWLLASGLVHSLYKFFLTSAYEHGDLSRVYPIARGLAPMLVALVGVFFLADQLSALEYFGIAALGAGIIAMARGVFSNGESQHMLRFAFGSALMTACYSLIDGLGARAAGDATLFVAWMFLIDGVIFGSWALWRRGGSGLVAGRRDWLRGCMAGGASLGAYWIAVWAMTQAPIALVTALRETSILFAVLIGVVVFRERFDRTKAVATVLIVGGVVLTRI, from the coding sequence ATGAGCGCGACACTATTTCTGGCGGTGCTGTTTGCCGCCTTTTTACATGCGGGTTGGAACGCGCTGGTCAAAACTGGCGGCGATAAATTTCAGGCAATGTTCATTCTGTCGACCTCGCAGGGGGCGATGGGGCTGGTGATGACCTTGGTCTTACCGCTCCCTCAAGGACAGGTCTGGCTGTGGTTACTGGCATCGGGCTTGGTGCATTCGCTGTACAAGTTTTTCCTGACCTCAGCCTATGAACACGGCGATCTAAGCCGGGTTTATCCAATTGCCCGCGGGTTGGCGCCGATGCTGGTGGCGCTGGTTGGTGTGTTTTTCCTGGCTGACCAATTGTCCGCACTGGAGTATTTTGGCATTGCCGCGCTGGGTGCAGGTATCATTGCGATGGCGCGCGGAGTGTTCAGCAATGGTGAAAGCCAACACATGCTGCGCTTTGCTTTTGGATCTGCCCTGATGACGGCCTGCTACTCGCTGATCGACGGCCTGGGCGCGCGCGCGGCAGGGGACGCGACATTGTTTGTCGCCTGGATGTTCTTGATTGATGGAGTGATTTTTGGCTCTTGGGCGTTGTGGCGTAGGGGAGGCTCAGGGCTGGTGGCGGGGCGTCGCGACTGGTTGCGCGGCTGCATGGCCGGTGGGGCCTCATTGGGGGCCTATTGGATCGCCGTTTGGGCGATGACACAGGCGCCAATTGCGCTGGTGACGGCGCTGCGCGAGACTTCAATCCTGTTTGCGGTGCTGATCGGCGTGGTGGTCTTCCGCGAGAGGTTTGATCGCACCAAAGCCGTGGCGACAGTGCTGATCGTCGGCGGTGTGGTGCTGACGCGGATTTAG
- a CDS encoding methylated-DNA--[protein]-cysteine S-methyltransferase — protein MHIASLDTPVGILSVYEQDGAIVRLDWSAGGADRSGLLDAALDQLRAYFAGELKDFDLPLQVGGSDFQRAVCDAMSAIPFGETRTYGDIARDLGGAAQPVGNACGANPIPVIIPCHRVLGANGLGGFSGAGGVETKVALLKHEGAAGLLI, from the coding sequence ATGCATATAGCCTCGTTAGATACACCCGTTGGCATTCTCTCGGTCTACGAACAGGACGGCGCAATTGTGCGACTGGACTGGTCGGCCGGGGGCGCTGATCGGTCGGGTCTGCTGGATGCGGCATTGGATCAGTTGCGGGCCTATTTCGCCGGTGAGTTGAAGGATTTTGACTTACCGCTACAGGTGGGCGGCTCTGATTTTCAGCGCGCTGTCTGTGACGCCATGTCAGCGATCCCTTTTGGCGAGACCCGCACTTATGGTGATATAGCCCGTGATCTGGGCGGGGCCGCGCAGCCAGTGGGCAATGCCTGTGGCGCCAATCCGATCCCGGTGATTATCCCCTGTCACAGGGTGCTGGGGGCCAATGGGCTGGGCGGGTTCTCCGGCGCCGGCGGGGTCGAGACCAAGGTGGCGCTGTTAAAGCACGAAGGTGCCGCAGGTCTTTTGATTTGA
- a CDS encoding DUF484 family protein encodes MSSSPVLEESLRQAIVAKPDAVLDDQTAMNALVSANERAMGANIVDLRGIAMERMEARLDRLEDTHRSVIAAAYDNLAGTNQIHRAILALMDPTNFEDFLQNLRGDIAEILRLEAVTLVLETVQDDKNPAVKRMGEVLNIVEPGFIDDYVSQGRGGIVRQVSLRQVQGGAQQIYGDKASWIQSEACLKLDLGNGRLPGLLVLGAEDPHQFTPQHGTDLLTFFADVFERSMRHWLS; translated from the coding sequence ATGAGCAGCAGCCCCGTCCTAGAAGAATCCCTCCGTCAGGCCATCGTCGCCAAACCCGACGCCGTGCTTGACGATCAAACCGCGATGAACGCGCTGGTCTCGGCCAATGAACGTGCCATGGGCGCCAATATTGTTGATTTGCGCGGCATCGCAATGGAGCGGATGGAGGCGCGGCTGGATCGGCTGGAAGACACCCATCGCTCGGTCATTGCAGCGGCCTATGACAATCTAGCCGGCACCAATCAAATTCATCGCGCTATTTTGGCCTTGATGGATCCCACCAATTTTGAGGATTTTCTGCAGAACCTGCGCGGTGACATTGCTGAAATTCTACGGCTCGAAGCGGTGACGCTAGTGCTGGAAACCGTGCAAGACGACAAAAATCCTGCTGTTAAACGCATGGGTGAAGTTCTCAATATCGTCGAACCGGGCTTTATCGATGACTATGTCAGCCAGGGACGCGGCGGCATCGTCCGGCAGGTCTCTTTGCGACAGGTGCAGGGCGGCGCACAGCAGATCTATGGCGACAAGGCCAGCTGGATCCAGTCCGAGGCCTGCCTGAAACTGGACCTTGGCAACGGCCGCCTACCTGGCCTGCTGGTACTGGGCGCCGAAGACCCACATCAATTCACGCCGCAGCATGGCACCGATCTGCTGACGTTCTTTGCTGACGTCTTTGAACGGTCAATGCGCCACTGGTTGTCTTGA
- a CDS encoding SDR family NAD(P)-dependent oxidoreductase, which translates to MTQTNTWQGKVAIVTGGSSGIGKATARALADQGARVLVTGRNAEKLSEMAAANDAIKTLQADSAARDSGMQIVQAALDHWGRLDLIVNNSGAGQPMPMEGYDAEIMANMSAVNIIAPSQLVQAGRAALRETKGAIVNIGTAVSRNAVPMIAHYAATKAALEHLTQSWAMELAKDGIRVNAIAPGPVKSGALTGMMGMPPELALQIEDQEAAQVPLGRRGVPADIVPWILRLGSSQNAWLTGQILTVDGGWSLRT; encoded by the coding sequence ATGACACAGACAAACACGTGGCAGGGCAAAGTCGCAATCGTGACCGGAGGCAGTTCTGGCATAGGAAAGGCCACGGCTCGGGCCCTTGCCGATCAGGGCGCGCGGGTGCTTGTCACCGGGCGCAATGCCGAAAAACTGTCCGAAATGGCTGCGGCCAATGATGCGATCAAAACGCTGCAGGCCGACAGTGCTGCCCGCGACAGCGGCATGCAAATTGTTCAGGCAGCCCTGGACCACTGGGGCCGTCTTGACCTGATCGTCAACAACTCAGGTGCCGGCCAGCCAATGCCAATGGAGGGATATGACGCTGAAATTATGGCCAATATGTCGGCAGTCAATATTATTGCGCCATCCCAACTGGTTCAGGCCGGTCGTGCAGCCCTGCGCGAAACCAAAGGGGCCATTGTCAATATCGGCACGGCGGTGTCCCGCAATGCGGTGCCGATGATTGCGCATTACGCTGCGACCAAGGCCGCGCTGGAACATTTGACCCAGTCTTGGGCGATGGAACTGGCAAAAGATGGCATTCGAGTGAACGCCATTGCGCCCGGTCCAGTCAAGAGCGGCGCGTTGACAGGCATGATGGGAATGCCGCCAGAACTGGCGCTGCAAATCGAAGACCAAGAGGCGGCGCAGGTTCCCTTGGGACGTCGCGGGGTGCCAGCAGATATCGTGCCCTGGATTCTTCGCCTAGGGAGTTCGCAAAACGCGTGGCTTACGGGGCAGATCTTGACTGTCGATGGCGGTTGGTCGCTTCGGACTTAA
- the fsa gene encoding fructose-6-phosphate aldolase → MKFFVDTAEIDAIAELNDLGMVDGVTTNPSLIKKSGRDIIEVTKEICALVDGPVSAEVTAVDADTMIAEGRKLVEIAENIAVKVPLTWDGLKACKTLTDDGHMVNVTLCFSANQALLAAKAGATFISPFIGRLDDINLDGMELIEDIRTIYDNYGFDTQILAASIRSANHILDSARLGADVITAPPAVIKSLVNHPLTDKGLATFLADIKAADIKIL, encoded by the coding sequence ATGAAATTCTTCGTAGACACCGCCGAGATTGACGCCATTGCCGAGCTGAACGATCTCGGGATGGTTGACGGCGTCACCACCAACCCCTCGCTGATCAAGAAATCCGGGCGGGACATCATCGAAGTCACCAAGGAAATCTGCGCGCTGGTCGACGGTCCAGTTTCGGCCGAGGTCACTGCGGTTGATGCGGACACTATGATCGCCGAAGGCCGCAAGCTGGTCGAGATCGCCGAAAACATCGCCGTCAAAGTGCCCCTGACATGGGATGGTCTGAAAGCCTGTAAAACCCTGACCGACGACGGACACATGGTCAACGTCACCCTGTGCTTCTCGGCCAACCAGGCGCTGCTGGCGGCCAAAGCCGGTGCAACATTCATCTCGCCCTTCATCGGTCGTCTGGATGACATCAACCTGGACGGCATGGAGCTGATCGAAGACATCCGCACCATCTATGACAACTACGGTTTCGACACCCAGATCCTGGCCGCCTCTATCCGCTCGGCCAACCATATCCTCGACTCGGCCCGTTTGGGCGCTGACGTAATCACCGCGCCACCTGCTGTGATCAAATCGCTGGTCAACCACCCGCTGACGGACAAGGGCCTGGCAACATTCCTGGCTGATATCAAAGCGGCTGATATCAAGATCCTGTAA
- a CDS encoding MerR family transcriptional regulator — protein MDAKEAAQRLGITQRMLRHYEKTGLMVVDRRHNGYRHYTKADLRRAGRIRDFIATGFSTREIRAMSACLSDEGAVPCEGGIAKMTDKLAHIDRLKADLDARRNAVLDRLATLQKDLSVAATQGEQLKSAAEKPGRKRKLAVVDLVEPG, from the coding sequence ATGGATGCGAAGGAGGCCGCCCAACGGTTGGGGATTACACAACGCATGTTGCGCCATTATGAAAAGACCGGGCTTATGGTCGTGGACCGCAGGCACAACGGATATCGCCACTATACCAAAGCGGATCTACGGCGAGCCGGACGTATCCGCGACTTTATCGCCACTGGGTTTTCCACCCGCGAAATTCGCGCAATGAGCGCCTGCCTTTCTGACGAAGGTGCGGTCCCATGCGAGGGCGGCATTGCGAAAATGACGGACAAGCTTGCCCATATTGACCGGCTTAAGGCTGATTTGGATGCTCGCCGCAACGCGGTTCTGGATCGGCTTGCCACCTTGCAAAAAGACCTTTCCGTCGCAGCGACGCAAGGCGAGCAACTAAAAAGCGCTGCTGAAAAACCGGGTCGCAAACGCAAACTCGCCGTCGTTGATCTGGTCGAACCTGGGTAG
- a CDS encoding tyrosine recombinase XerC, with product MSLISPACRDALQNWLASQSALKGAAENTLTAYRSDVGEFLSFMTLHFSSPQGLGALQKITIGDMRAWMAETRKAGTGARSLARKLSAVKSFYRWLADREGFEPSAVLMARAPKFQKKLPRPLAAEAAKAVLDTVELQSTTDWVAARDVAVVTLLYGCGLRISEALGLKGSDAPIADVLRITGKGGKERVVPVIRAARDAVDRYLTLCPYPQGAHSPLFYGVRGGALNPRLIQSVMARTRAQLGLPATATPHALRHSFATHLLEAGGDLRSIQELLGHASLSTTQAYTAVDTAHLMDVYNNAHPKA from the coding sequence TTGAGCCTGATTTCCCCAGCCTGTCGTGACGCCCTGCAAAACTGGCTGGCCAGCCAAAGCGCGCTAAAAGGTGCCGCTGAAAACACCCTGACAGCCTATCGCAGTGACGTCGGAGAGTTTCTTTCCTTTATGACGCTGCATTTCTCCAGCCCGCAGGGGTTGGGCGCCTTGCAAAAGATCACCATCGGCGACATGCGCGCGTGGATGGCTGAGACCCGCAAAGCGGGCACCGGGGCGCGGTCGTTGGCGCGTAAATTATCAGCGGTCAAAAGTTTCTACCGCTGGCTGGCCGACCGAGAAGGGTTTGAGCCAAGTGCCGTCCTGATGGCGCGCGCCCCCAAATTTCAGAAAAAACTGCCTCGCCCATTGGCTGCAGAGGCGGCAAAGGCAGTTTTGGACACTGTTGAGTTACAATCCACCACGGATTGGGTCGCTGCGCGCGACGTCGCGGTGGTGACTTTGCTATACGGCTGCGGGCTGCGCATCTCTGAGGCCTTGGGGCTGAAAGGCAGCGACGCGCCAATTGCAGACGTTCTGCGGATCACCGGCAAAGGCGGCAAAGAACGTGTCGTTCCGGTTATCCGTGCAGCGCGCGATGCTGTTGATCGCTATCTGACCCTGTGCCCCTACCCCCAAGGTGCACATTCGCCATTGTTTTACGGCGTGCGGGGTGGTGCGCTGAACCCCCGGCTTATCCAAAGTGTGATGGCCCGCACACGCGCCCAGTTGGGCCTGCCCGCAACCGCCACCCCACATGCCCTGCGCCACAGCTTTGCCACCCATTTGCTGGAAGCCGGCGGCGACCTGCGCTCTATCCAAGAACTTTTGGGGCATGCCTCGCTGTCGACCACCCAGGCCTATACGGCCGTCGATACTGCGCATTTGATGGACGTCTACAACAACGCTCACCCCAAGGCTTAA